Proteins encoded together in one Pseudomonas arsenicoxydans window:
- the tnpA gene encoding IS66-like element accessory protein TnpA, giving the protein MPQERRSYSKSFKAQVIAECAQPDTSIANVALTHNLNANLVHKWIRVHAQKNLALQTAFIPVKPLPSTAAPQVLPATIRIEVPHSKGVVVVSWPAENAAACSAFLRDLLR; this is encoded by the coding sequence ATGCCACAAGAACGCCGTTCCTATTCCAAGTCCTTCAAGGCTCAGGTCATTGCCGAGTGCGCCCAGCCTGACACCTCAATTGCCAATGTCGCTTTGACCCACAATCTCAATGCCAACCTCGTCCATAAATGGATTCGGGTGCATGCGCAGAAAAATCTGGCACTGCAAACTGCCTTTATTCCGGTCAAGCCATTGCCTTCGACAGCGGCACCTCAAGTTCTTCCGGCCACGATTCGAATCGAAGTGCCTCATTCAAAAGGCGTAGTCGTGGTGAGTTGGCCGGCAGAAAATGCAGCGGCATGCTCCGCTTTCCTGCGAGACCTGCTGCGATGA
- the tnpB gene encoding IS66 family insertion sequence element accessory protein TnpB (TnpB, as the term is used for proteins encoded by IS66 family insertion elements, is considered an accessory protein, since TnpC, encoded by a neighboring gene, is a DDE family transposase.) — MIRIDTIWLATEPMDMRAGTETALARVVAVFGAAKPHCAYLFANRRANRMKVLVHDGVGIWLAARRLNQGRFIWPGVRHGSEVELDAEQLQALVLGLPWQRVGSGGAITVL, encoded by the coding sequence ATGATTCGCATCGACACCATCTGGCTCGCCACCGAGCCCATGGACATGCGTGCCGGCACTGAAACCGCGCTCGCACGAGTTGTCGCGGTGTTCGGTGCGGCGAAGCCGCATTGTGCATATCTGTTCGCCAACCGCCGCGCCAATCGTATGAAAGTGTTGGTGCATGACGGTGTGGGGATTTGGCTTGCCGCCCGGCGCTTGAATCAAGGACGCTTCATTTGGCCAGGCGTGCGACACGGCTCTGAAGTCGAGTTGGATGCCGAGCAACTTCAGGCTTTGGTTCTCGGTTTGCCTTGGCAACGCGTCGGTTCCGGAGGAGCCATCACGGTGCTCTAA